The following are encoded in a window of Candida dubliniensis CD36 chromosome 4, complete sequence genomic DNA:
- a CDS encoding endoplasmic reticulum membrane protein, putative (Similar to S. cerevisiae RTN1), with the protein MSASIPTESPITTTTNTNTADITTSGTTPLAHEVPTPAVSSSSSTSIAGAHHPSCSTTDFLTWKNPIKTGKVFGSLVFGLIILKTVNLFNIFFHLAYIGLLVSAAAEYSGKLITGKGFLANFKPTGKLYAKRFNDEVLPELANFNVHLEESFNKIVYSHDIETTLKAAGISYVLYKLTSWFSLYTLIFIFVVLIFTVPVIYKTYKKEIDAAVADVTKIIKSKTAEFTEKAHKAAGPHIDTLIKKTGPIGSFIQSKLPVRTAGSTVGDSKATSYGTDADKNIAAGNSTTVPVSVPAASASAEPISTGHSTGASQFPNAPTSGLHPSTVEDVIKQTSEEADEFADTTQESFKQTLH; encoded by the coding sequence accaacaccaacaccGCTGATATCACTACCAGTGGTACTACTCCATTGGCTCATGAAGTCCCAACTCCAGCtgtttcttcatcttcatcaacatcaattgCTGGTGCTCATCACCCATCCTGTTCAACCACTGATTTTTTGACTTGGAAAAACCCAATCAAGACTGGTAAAGTTTTTGGTTCTCttgtttttggtttgattATCTTGAAAACCGtcaatttattcaacaTCTTTTTCCATTTAGCTTACATTGGTTTATTAGTCTCTGCTGCTGCTGAATATTCTGGTAAATTGATTACTGGTAAAGGTTTCCTTGCTAATTTCAAACCAACTGGTAAATTGTATGCTAAAAGATTCAATGATGAAGTATTACCAGAATTGGCTAACTTCAATGTGCATTTGGAAGAaagttttaataaaattgtcTATTCACACGATATTGAAACCACTTTGAAAGCTGCTGGTATTTCTTATgttttatataaattgacTTCATGGTTTTCATTATACACTTTGATCTTTATTTTCGTTGTGTTGATTTTCACCGTTCCTGTCATTTACAAAACTTACAAGAAGGAAATCGatgctgctgttgctgaTGTTACCAAGATTATTAAATCCAAGACTGCTGAATTCACCGAAAAGGCTCATAAAGCTGCTGGTCCACATATTGACActttaatcaaaaaaacTGGTCCAATTGGAAGTTTCATTCAATCAAAACTTCCAGTCAGAACTGCTGGTTCTACTGTTGGCGACTCAAAGGCAACATCCTATGGTACTGACGCTGATAAAAATATTGCTGCTGGTAACTCAACAACTGTTCCTGTTTCCGTTCCTGCTGCTTCTGCTTCAGCTGAACCAATTTCAACTGGCCATTCCACTGGTGCTTCTCAATTCCCAAATGCTCCAACTTCTGGTTTACATCCAAGTACCGTTGAAGATGTTATTAAACAAACCTCTGAAGAAGCAGATGAATTTGCTGACACTACGCAGGAATCATTCAAACAAACCTTACATTAA